In Leuconostoc suionicum, the genomic stretch GCCCAAAGGAGCGTATTTATATGTCAATTATAACAGAATCAAAGACAAGGCAGGTACAGACCTTGAATGAATTATCTAAACGCAAAGTTGTTGAACATAATAGCTTAATAACATCCATTGCCAAAATGGATAAAACCCCACTTAAAATGTTTGAATTAGCCGTCTCGTTGATTGATACCGACAATCCTCCCAAAGATCAGACGGTTTATTTATCAAAGCGAGAGTTATTTGCTTTTTTTAAAGTAGATGATAGTAACAAGCACAGTCGATTTAAAGAGGCCGTGGAGAAAATGCAGAAACAAGCATTTTTTCAGATTAAAATAGTACAAGATAAGGGATTTGATTTTGAAAGTATCGTTCCAATTCCTTATGTAAAGTGGTCAGATTATCATGATGAAGTGACGATTCAGTTTAGCGATAAGATCATGCCTTACTTGATTAATCTTAAAACCAATTTTACGCAACATGCCTTGTCAGATATTTCAGAATTAAATAGCAAGTATTCAATTATATTGTACCGTTGGTTATCTATGAATTATAACCAATATGAGCATTACAACTTTAAAGGTGGCCGTAGACAAGAGCAAGTTGAAAGTTACCGTAATCCAGTCATCAGTATGCGAGAATTAA encodes the following:
- a CDS encoding RepB family plasmid replication initiator protein, with product MSIITESKTRQVQTLNELSKRKVVEHNSLITSIAKMDKTPLKMFELAVSLIDTDNPPKDQTVYLSKRELFAFFKVDDSNKHSRFKEAVEKMQKQAFFQIKIVQDKGFDFESIVPIPYVKWSDYHDEVTIQFSDKIMPYLINLKTNFTQHALSDISELNSKYSIILYRWLSMNYNQYEHYNFKGGRRQEQVESYRNPVISMRELREMTDTVNEYKNMTDFTKWVLKKSISEINEQTTFNVTYDKVKKGRSIESVSFHITKKPVADDTSYKLDDIAYIDGKIRQEESEKDLVYEAMKSPYTKLLMEHFLLSYIDLTDTTILSGLQKNVYPLYDELKELRGLKGVKEHLAYIRDKQDDYSKKNIAKYLKKSIEQYLPIVKRQDIDHE